A genomic stretch from Penicillium digitatum chromosome 4, complete sequence includes:
- a CDS encoding Lysine-specific histone demethylase Aof2, putative: protein MYGAASMRLQAAEIRPDQESYMNQYVPNPEITVQGQDILLSEPTELSGPPTKRLRITHKAYETASASIALGNLEYNNPKSQSFLSDGSHFVGSAERLYAVGSSSTPNESITSTDLTSSFELKASVSPPPDPLPSHPTRSTRSITFGPNVLDSGKVDLSKCRPRSSIPSKIHPSVYGEQCVRAAYASRLNPYALHRQEQDFLQDHLCHVHVTIYLNIRNGILLLWGRNPMVAVTREEALGCAKDYRWMNLACFAYDWLARNGYINHGCMDAPLAPVKPKRGRRKEGPTIVIIGAGMAGLGCARQLESLFRQYRDSSALPRVILLEGRRRVGGRIYSHPLHSLTSESLPDGLVPKAEMGAQIIVGFDHGNPLDQIVRGQLSLHYHKIRDVSTIYDVDGSPVNEIQDAMAEKLYNDLLDRTGFYRHKAKIVPTAQGNREMIDAGRESAVDDGLTVRQYEEARAAGTIDLLVPTKRVRRGIKHKTAENEPSVDVASDLAGNSEDDPAALTCQTTGWKLNPGYTVNNTIELGQIAKASQAQTLGAVMDEGVKQYRDMLPVTTKDMRLMNWHFANLEYANATNVNRLSLSGWDQDIGNEFEGEHSQVIGGYQQLPYGLYMLPEKLDVRTGKIVTNISYDTTESNKKQNAVVQCEDGEKFLADHVVFTGSLGVLKQQKIKFEPPLPDWKRGAIDRLGFGIMNKVILVFEEPFWDTKRDMFGLLREPNNPASMVQEDYAANRGRFYLFWNAMKTTGLPCLIALMAGDAAHQAESTSDDEIITEVTGQLRNVFKHTTVSDPLETIITRWGQDPFTYGSYSYVAAEAFPDDYDLMARSIGNLHFAGEATCGTHPATVHGAYLSGLRAASEIIEPISGPIIMPHPLVPEKSKVTRSKSSTPNGASTKKTRTRGSSSLSSTESPTITQQKPPSTSTSRKPTSTEKSRRDAYDQALWTTIYAELGSAPPRPAKSGLNPFLFYQKDYWARCRDKCDEARRAASNNTSAKAPRDDIRAALGQMWRSATPADKAPYLEQTEINRRANADAWDKWKAEVAEWERKTFIVKDRWCAENPFDDWVMPEYLAENVPLVPVLATAFTNAVPAVKSEK, encoded by the coding sequence ATGTATGGCGCAGCGTCCATGAGGTTACAGGCGGCCGAAATCCGCCCGGATCAAGAATCATACATGAATCAATATGTCCCAAATCCTGAGATCACAGTGCAGGGGCAAGATATCCTTCTATCTGAACCGACTGAACTATCTGGACCTCCTACGAAGAGACTGCGCATCACACACAAGGCTTACGAAACAGCTTCAGCGTCAATTGCGTTGGGAAATCTAGAATACAACAACCCCAAATCGCAGAGTTTCTTATCTGATGGATCCCATTTTGTTGGTTCAGCAGAGAGGTTGTATGCTGTTGGCAGCAGTAGTACCCCGAATGAGTCGATAACCTCAACCGATTTGACATCTTCCTTTGAATTAAAAGCATCTGTGTCACCTCCCCCCGATCCCCTACCGTCTCACCCTACGCGGTCTACGCGGTCAATTACCTTTGGACCGAACGTGTTGGACAGTGGGAAAGTTGATTTGTCTAAATGTCGACCTCGATCGTCCATCCCATCTAAAATCCACCCTTCTGTTTACGGCGAGCAGTGTGTTAGAGCAGCGTATGCATCACGGCTGAACCCGTATGCTCTCCACCGACAAGAACAAGATTTCTTACAAGACCACCTTTGTCACGTTCACGTGACAATTTATCTCAACATACGAAATGGAATACTGCTACTCTGGGGGAGAAATCCCATGGTGGCTGTCACCAGGGAAGAAGCGCTCGGGTGTGCCAAAGATTACCGTTGGATGAACCTGGCTTGCTTTGCTTACGACTGGCTCGCACGAAATGGCTACATCAATCATGGTTGCATGGATGCTCCACTGGCCCCGGTGAAACCCAAACGTGGAAGACGAAAAGAAGGTCCTACAATTGTTATAATCGGTGCTGGAATGGCAGGTCTTGGATGTGCACGTCAATTGGAGAGTCTTTTTCGCCAGTATCGTGATTCTAGTGCCTTGCCACGAGTCATCCTCCTCGAGGGACGTCGAAGAGTCGGTGGACGCATTTATTCACATCCGTTGCACAGTCTAACGTCTGAAAGCCTACCTGATGGTCTTGTTCCAAAGGCGGAAATGGGTGCTCAGATCATTGTCGGCTTCGATCATGGCAACCCGCTGGACCAGATCGTTCGTGGCCAGCTGTCACTTCACTATCACAAGATACGGGATGTGTCGACGATTTACGATGTTGATGGATCACCTGTGAACGAGATTCAAGACGCGATGGCAGAAAAGCTCTACAATGACTTGCTCGATCGAACCGGATTCTATCGTCACAAAGCAAAGATCGTGCCTACCGCACAGGGAAACCGCGAGATGATCGATGCTGGTCGCGAATCGGCGGTGGATGACGGACTCACTGTGCGACAGTACGAAGAGGCGAGGGCAGCTGGGACAATAGATCTATTGGTCCCCACAAAGCGAGTCCGACGAGGAATAAAGCACAAGACTGCGGAAAATGAGCCATCCGTTGATGTGGCGAGTGATCTGGCGGGGAATTCGGAAGATGACCCGGCAGCATTGACCTGCCAGACAACTGGGTGGAAGCTTAACCCAGGATACACCGTTAATAACACTATTGAACTGGGCCAGATTGCCAAGGCATCTCAGGCGCAGACACTAGGTGCTGTGATGGACGAGGGTGTCAAACAATATCGAGACATGCTCCCAGTGACAACGAAGGACATGCGGTTGATGAATTGGCATTTCGCCAACCTCGAATATGCCAATGCAACTAATGTGAACAGACTTAGCCTATCGGGATGGGACCAGGACATCGGAAACGAGTTCGAGGGAGAACATTCCCAAGTCATTGGTGGCTACCAGCAACTACCCTACGGGCTGTACATGCTGCCAGAGAAGCTCGACGTCCGCACTGGCAAGATTGTCACGAATATCTCTTACGACACAACTGAATCTAACAAGAAACAGAATGCAGTTGTTCAGTGCGAGGATGGAGAAAAGTTCCTGGCAGATCATGTCGTCTTCACCGGTTCCCTCGGTGTCCTGAAGCAGCAGAAAATCAAGTTCGAGCCTCCTCTTCCGGACTGGAAGCGTGGCGCAATTGACAGACTGGGATTCGGAATAATGAACAAGGTCATTTTAGTGTTCGAAGAGCCATTCTGGGACACCAAGCGAGATATGTTTGGCCTACTTCGGGAGCCCAATAACCCTGCTTCCATGGTCCAAGAAGACTATGCAGCAAACCGCGGTCGATTCTATCTATTCTGGAATGCCATGAAGACTACTGGACTCCCATGCTTGATTGCCCTCATGGCTGGTGATGCAGCCCACCAAGCAGAATCTACAAGTGACGACGAAATAATTACGGAGGTCACTGGCCAACTCAGAAACGTCTTCAAACACACTACAGTTTCCGATCCTCTGGAGACTATCATCACCCGTTGGGGCCAGGACCCATTCACATACGGCAGCTACTCCTATGTGGCCGCAGAGGCTTTTCCAGACGACTACGACCTAATGGCCCGGTCTATCGGCAATCTCCACTTCGCCGGCGAGGCCACCTGCGGCACCCATCCAGCAACCGTTCATGGAGCATACCTCTCAGGTCTTCGCGCAGCATCAGAGATAATCGAGCCGATATCCGGACCCATCATAATGCCTCATCCCCTAGTCCCGGAGAAATCAAAAGTAACTAGAAGCAAATCCTCCACGCCAAACGGCGCAAGCACCAAGAAGACAAGAACAAGAGGCAGCTCATCCCTCTCCTCCACCGAAAGCCCTACAATCACCCAACAAAAGCCTCCCTCAACCTCCACCTCTCGCAAACCAACCTCAACGGAAAAATCCCGCCGCGACGCCTACGACCAAGCCCTATGGACAACCATCTACGCCGAACTCGGATCCGCACCACCGCGTCCCGCAAAATCAGGCCTAAACCCCTTCCTCTTCTACCAAAAGGACTACTGGGCTCGCTGCCGCGACAAATGCGACGAAGCCCGCCGCGCAGCATCAAACAACACCAGCGCAAAGGCTCCACGCGACGATATCCGCGCTGCATTAGGCCAGATGTGGCGCTCTGCAACGCCAGCTGACAAAGCGCCCTACCTCGAGCAGACGGAGATTAACCGTCGGGCGAATGCCGATGCCTGGGATAAGTGGAAAGCTGAGGTTGCTGAGTGGGAGCGGAAGACTTTCATCGTCAAGGATCGCTGGTGTGCGGAGAATCCGTTTGATGATTGGGTAATGCCGGAGTATCTTGCTGAGAATGTGCCGTTGGTGCCTGTACTTGCTACTGCTTTTACAAATGCTGTCCCTGCTGTCAAGTCCGAGAAATGA
- a CDS encoding Thioredoxin reductase has product MVHSKVVIIGSGPGAHTAAIYLSRAELQPVLYEGMLANGTAAGGQLTTTTDVENFPGFPNGIGGAELMDNMRAQSERFGTEIITETISRLDLSSRPFKMWTEWNDDEGSEPVRTADAVIIATGANARRLNLPGEETYWQNGISACAVCDGAVPIFRNKPLYVIGGGDSAAEEAMFLAKYGSSVTVLVRKDKLRASKVMADRLLAHPKCKVRFNTVATEVIGESKPNGLMTHLRVKDVVSNTEEVVEANGLFYAVGHDPANSLVKGQVELDDEGYIVTKPGTSFTNIEGVFACGDVQDKRYRQAITSAGSGCVAALEAEKFLSETETHEEAKPAL; this is encoded by the exons ATGGTGCACTCTAAAGTAGTCA TTATCGGCTCCGGCCCCGGTGCCCACACTGCCGCTATCTATCTCTCCCGCGCAGAGCTCCAACCAGTTCTCTACGAGGGCATGCTCGCCAACGGCACCGCCGCTGGTGGTCAGCTCACAACGACCACTGACGTCGAGAACTTCCCCGGATTCCCCAACGGTATCGGTGGTGCCGAGCTTATGGACAACATGCGCGCACAGTCCGAGCGCTTCGGCACCGAGATCATCACTGAGACCATCTCCAGACTTGACCTCTCCTCCCGGCCATTCAAGATGTGGACCGAGTGGAACGACGATGAGGGCAGCGAGCCCGTTCGCACCGCTGACGCCGTCATCATTGCCACAGGTGCCAACGCCCGCCGTCTGAACCTCCCCGGCGAGGAGACCTACTGGCAGAACGGAATCAGTGCCTGTGCTGTCTGCGATGGTGCCGTGCCCATTTTCCGTAACAAGCCTCTCTACGTCATTGGCGGTGGTGACTCCGCCGCCGAAGAGGCCATGTTCCTCGCCAAGTATGGTAGCAGTGTCACTGTTCTTGTTCGCAAGGACAAGCTCCGTGCCTCTAAGGTCATGGCCGACCGTCTTCTTGCACACCCCAAATGCAAGGTCCGCTTCAACACTGTTGCCACCGAGGTTATCGGTGAGAGCAAGCCCAACGGCCTCATGACCCACCTCCGTGTCAAGGACGTTGTCTCTAACACCGAGGAGGTCGTTGAAGCTAACGGTCTTTTCTACGCCGTTGGTCACGACCCCGCCAACTCTCTCGTTAAAGGTCAGGTTGAGCTCGATGACGAGGGATACATCGTCACCAAGCCCGGTACCAGCTTCACCAACATCGAGGGTGTCTTCGCCTGCGGTGATGTTCAGGATAAACGTTACCGCCAGGCCATCACCAGTGCCG GATCTGGCTGTGTCGCCGCCCTCGAGGCTGAGAAGTTCCTGTCCGAGACCGAGACACACGAGGAGGCCAAGCCTGCACTCTAA
- a CDS encoding Metallo-dependent phosphatase-like: MAAMAMRGSPDIANGSSHPHIANGAQRAPGKRNRKKAPTESYEHEAESDNTNIAHTSGRDAHSSAGRVGRSFSTRARDQPEGNLNYTTHKPIPPLTSEFSEESTTPRGLPTGPHSPEPRADMPEILAQSPSPAPGVSSTPTRSNTTRSVSARESQRDWASERSPLQKLEVTLTGISKEEKRARVQQAEVKARERLARKKAEQEKAKLMETMAREASAQRTQPEIQPASGAARRKERRDIQIREVVQNGHGGAPPQQRQPENTVVRHKRTVSTDPQYPSIRRPEDPQFIRAEAAIPSSAKIGNVPRRSVTVSGPAAKPTSANHISHSRSMSQAGPRPIQAPLALRAETTYELLTAPRAIQDSAESQIKPKKHSVSFNVPPPTPPPIFEWRNAMPARLAAPDFDFQNFDLDRSKAWWDGGGSKDRRKSRALPKNYKSPAQKLTGATEHKNFQPNLFLRCGPLLRYTGIKRVKVDGASGPIIKDIWRGSIMIVTKDSSSFYDTPPTLRLFSQPMDLLPPPPVEISHEDGMQLAPEYVDPTAGLMKVGRDGRPLYVKPVEDVDEQVDLSSVENDDGIYELSPSIVDYTSEGVKQPMPSNRMHAVDGETASLHRDIPGARLYADVARDVTFWRFNLEVELSTVQQRIAYRINQGPALGFWVPPAGESMNIMFYSGNGFSPSADSHRVCGPDPLWRDILNEHQTRPFHVMIGGGDQIFNDSGITESTFFQEWFKIKNAAERYGASFTPEFRAELEQFYLERYASWFSQGLFSLANSQIPMVNIWNDHEIFEGFGSYHDDFMQTSVISGIGKIAFKYYLLFQHHSVPDETEADEPSWLLGAHPGPYIEQKSRNLFMSLGQGLSFLGLDCRTERRSNEVLSEDTCDLIWDRCHNEIMKGETKHLIVLSSVPVAYPRVAMLRNFMNSRKSLGKAGVLGGLVNRSGGNVEVFDDHWAGKHLKSERTWLVEDLQDLAAEKSVRITILSGDVHLAAIGQFYSNPKLNVAKDQDYRYMPNVISSAIADIPETDIIADMLNKRNTIHHMDSNTDEDVVPIFVQDVNGKVRNNKRLLPRRNWCSIRTYKPGSTPPDTPESDMTETPPPRPNKLQRTLSLGRADKGSTEKPGILRRLSTRGPPPTRTMSFNRGDETAFSRRASVDGFAQPPENGNSYFPGNGAGAPPRPGNFHRRPTNLSQKTAKKTAKQGDDGAGVYINLEGGLAITLNLEISSQDPSGVTTPYKLLVPALHYNGTEYDPPPAQIVKGWRKFLPRRKKHVGEADAQPDAEEDYSDDDEEDDHEDHDLINNTRANAATSQQHQPPDEGYPGSEEEDDDSEGEFPQRLPPNMMAEHSPSPEEHTRPRKKWFGVI; encoded by the exons ATGGCTGCTATGGCAATGCGTGGATCACCCGATATAGCAAACGGCAGCTCCCACCCCCACATTGCTAACGGAGCGCAAAGAGCTCCAGGAAAGCGCAATCGAAAAAAGGCTCCTACGGAAAGCTACGAGCACGAGGCAGAATCCGATAATACGAACATAGCTCACACCAGCGGAAGAGATGCCCATTCGTCGGCAGGGCGGGTAGGCAGGTCTTTCTCGACCAGAGCCCGAGATCAGCCCGAGGGAAATCTGAACTATACAACCCACAAGCCGATTCCTCCATTGACCTCAGAATTCTCAGAAGAATCTACCACACCGCGAGGTCTTCCCACAGGACCACACTCCCCAGAACCCCGTGCAGATATGCCCGAGATCCTTGCACAGTCACCGTCGCCTGCACCGGGTGTGTCTTCGACCCCGACTCGGTCTAACACCACACGCTCGGTCTCCGCCAGGGAATCGCAGCGAGATTGGGCATCAGAGCGATCGCCTCTTCAGAAGTTGGAAGTTACTTTGACTGGAATCAGCAAGGAAGAGAAGCGGGCACGAGTACAACAGGCGGAAGTCAAAGCTCGAGAGCGACTTGCGCGCAAGAAAGCCGAACAAGAGAAAGCCAAATTGATGGAAACAATGGCTCGCGAAGCATCAGCACAACGTACGCAGCCAGAAATCCAACCAGCCTCCGGCGCAGCCAGAAGGAAGGAGCGAAGAGATATTCAAATTCGAGAGGTCGTGCAAAATGGACATGGGGGTGCACCACCACAACAGCGCCAACCAGAAAACACAGTTGTGCGTCACAAAAGGACAGTTTCAACAGATCCTCAATATCCATCCATCCGCCGCCCCGAGGATCCCCAATTTATACGCGCGGAAGCCGCTATCCCATCATCAGCTAAGATAGGCAATGTACCTAGAAGATCAGTCACAGTGAGCGGACCTGCCGCGAAACCAACATCTGCCAACCATATCAGCCACAGTCGCTCGATGTCTCAAGCAGGTCCTCGACCTATCCAGGCTCCCCTTGCCCTAAGAGCGGAGACAACGTACGAACTTTTGACAGCACCCCGTGCAATTCAGGATAGTGCTGAGTCGCAGATCAAGCCCAAGAAGCACTCTGTGTCTTTCAATGTCCCACCGCCTACGCCCCCACCTATCTTTGAGTGGAGGAATGCAATGCCTGCTCGGCTTGCGGCACCTGACTTTGATTTCCAGAATTTTGATTTGGATCGTAGCAAAGCGTGGTGGGACGGTGGCGGTAGCAAAGATCGTAGAAAGAGCAGGGCCCTTCCTAAGAATTACAAATCTCCTGCTCAGAAATTGACAG GAGCGACTGAGCACAAGAACTTCCAACCCAACCTCTTCTTGCGATGTGGACCTTTGCTACGATACACAGGTATCAAGCGAGTTAAGGTTGATGGAGCCAGCGGCCCAATTATCAAGGACATATGGCGAGGATCTATCATGATAGTGACTAAAGATTCTAGCTCCTTCTACGACACTCCGCCCACACTGAGACTATTCTCCCAGCCGATggatcttcttcctccgCCGCCAGTGGAGATCAGCCATGAAGATGGAATGCAACTGGCTCCCGAATATGTCGACCCAACGGCCGGGCTGATGAAAGTTGGCCGTGATGGGCGGCCCCTTTATGTGAAACCAGTTGAAGATGTCGATGAACAAGTCGACCTATCGTCTGTCGAGAACGACGATGGTATCTACGAGCTCTCACCTAGCATAGTCGATTATACTAGCGAAGGCGTTAAACAACCTATGCCTTCCAACCGGATGCATGCCGTTGACGGCGAGACGGCGAGTCTGCACCGAGATATCCCCGGAGCCCGGCTGTACGCCGATGTCGCAAGAGATGTCACATTCTGGCGATTCAACCTCGAGGTTGAACTTAGCACAGTGCAGCAGCGAATCGCCTATCGAATCAACCAGGGACCCGCCTTGGGATTTTGGGTGCCCCCGGCTGGAGAATCCATGAACATAATGTTTTACAGCGGTAACGGGTTCAGCCCCTCGGCGGACTCTCATCGAGTCTGCGGGCCCGACCCGCTTTGGCGAGATATTCTTAATGAGCATCAAACTCGTCCGTTCCATGTGATGATCGGTGGAGGCGACCAAATCTTCAACGACTCGGGTATCACAGAGTCGACATTCTTCCAAGAATGGTTTAAGATTAAAAACGCTGCCGAGAGATATGGTGCGTCATTCACACCTGAGTTCCGGGCTGAATTAGAGCAGTTCTACCTCGAGCGCTATGCTTCATGGTTCTCCCAGGGCCTCTTCTCGTTGGCGAACTCTCAGATTCCCATGGTCAACATTTGGAACGATCATGAAATTTTTGAAGGCTTTGGTTCTTACCACGATGATTTCATGCAGACTTCTGTCATCTCTGGAATTGGAAAAATTGCTTTCAAGTATTACCTGTTGTTCCAGCACCACAGTGTTCCCGATGAAACAGAAGCAGATGAACCCAGCTGGCTCCTTGGCGCCCACCCTGGTCCATACATTGAGCAGAAAAGTCGAAATCTGTTCATGTCTCTTGGGCAAGGACTTTCATTCTTGGGTCTTGACTGCCGTACTGAGCGGCGG AGCAATGAGGTTCTCAGCGAAGACACCTGTGATTTAATATGGGACCGTTGTCACAACGAGATTATGAAAGGAGAGACAAAGCATTTGATCGTTCTTTCAAGTGTACCTGTTGCTTACCCCCGAGTG GCAATGCTCCGCAATTTCATGAACAGCCGCAAGTCACTCGGCAAGGCCGGAGTACTTGGTGGGCTTGTAAATCGATCTGGTGGAAATGTGGAGGTCTTTGATGACCATTGGGCTGGCAAGCACCTCAAGTCCGAGCGCACATGGTTGGTTGAAGATCTTCAGGACCTGGCCGCAGAGAAGTCAGTCCGGATCACAATTCTCAG TGGTGATGTCCATCTTGCTGCAATTGGGCAGTTTTATTCGAATCCCAAATTGAATGTTGCCAAAGACCAGGATTACCGATACATGCCGAATGTCATCTCGTCTGCTATTGCAGACATTCCGGAGACCGATATCATTGCTGACATGCTCAACAAGCGAAATACAATCCACCACATGGACTCGAACACGGACGAGGACGTCGTCCCCATCTTTGTCCAGGATGTAAATGGCAAGGTCCGAAACAACAAAAGATTACTACCTCGGCGAAACTGGTGTTCGATCCGCACATATAAGCCTGGATCGACTCCACCTGATACACCTGAGTCAGATATGACAGAGACTCCCCCACCTCGGCCAAACAAGCTGCAGCGGACATTGTCGCTGGGTCGTGCGGACAAGGGGTCTACCGAGAAACCTGGTATTCTCAGGCGCCTTTCCACCCGTGGACCACCTCCTACGAGGACCATGAGTTTCAATCGAGGCGACGAGACTGCTTTCAGTCGACGTGCAAGTGTTGATGGGTTCGCTCAGCCCCCCGAGAACGGGAACAGTTATTTTCCAGGGAACGGGGCCGGTGCACCTCCACGACCCGGTAACTTCCACCGGCGACCGACGAATCTCAGCCAAAAAACGGCGAAGAAAACCGCCAAGCAAGGCGATGATGGTGCAGGCGTCTACATCAATCTCGAAGGCGGGCTCGCCATTACTTTGAACCTAGAGATCAGCTCACAAGACCCATCGGGTGTCACCACACCTTACAAACTGCTCGTTCCAGCACTGCACTACAACGGGACCGAGTATGACCCGCCCCCAGCGCAGATTGTCAAGGGCTGGAGAAAGTTCCTACCCCGCCGCAAAAAGCACGTAGGGGAAGCCGATGCACAGCCTGATGCAGAAGAAGATTATAGTGATgacgacgaagaagacgatCACGAGGACCATGACCTTATCAATAACACCCGCGCTAACGCCGCCACTAGCCAACAACATCAACCACCGGATGAGGGATATCCTGGGagtgaagaggaggatgacgattCCGAGGGCGAATTCCCTCAACGTCTGCCACCGAATATGATGGCTGAACATTCCCCCAGTCCCGAGGAGCACACCCGTCCACGAAAGAAGTGGTTTGGTGTAATCTAA
- a CDS encoding Pheromone processing endoprotease KexB, with protein sequence MRIVSGITATLGLAGAVSANLHPRSQETRDFFALHLDNTASPSHIAQVLGARHEGQIGQLDGHHTFSLPREQTAQFDTLLKDLRTRRKLRRRSGGGIDSRETSDDPLDKILWSHKIAPARQRLQKRLPPVSVPYKSLDKRENAQAVAVQKKAMSSLGITDPIFREQWHLVNTLQPGHDLNVTGLWLEGITGKGVATAVVDDGLDMDSNDLKPNYLPEGSWDFNEGLPEPRPLLLDDKHGTRCCGEIAAAKNDVCGVGVAYDSKIAGIRILSKPIDDVDEAAAINYAYQKNDIYSCSWGPIDDGATMDAPGILIKRAMANGIQKGRGGKGSVYVFAAGNGAAFGDNCNFDGYTNSIYSITVGAIDREGKHPSYSESCSAQLVVAYSSGSGDYIHTTDVGANKCFSGHGGTSAAGPLAAGSVALALSARPELTWRDLQYLMVETAIPVSENDGSWQVLPSGRKFSHDWGFGKVDTYTMVQLAKTWDLVKPQAWFHSPWLRVHQDIPQGDRGLLSRYTVTADQLKEANVAKLEHVTVTMNVNHTRRGDISVELHSPAGIVSYLSVARERDNMAVGYEDWTFMSVAHWGESAIGEWSIIVKDSDVNEHSGTFIDWRLNLWGEAVDGAKQQLHPLPDEHDDDHPYEDAPVATTIITPAPTKTAAPANPDDHHDRPVNAKPKPTLTNPTPIEDVKTPTNATSSEAETSSPSSADSGYISSWLPTFGASKRTQIWIYASFAMIITFFIGLGIYFQLQRIKRRRTTVHDDYEFEMIEDEDEMQPMTGASGRTQRRGGELYNAFAGESDEEMFSDNDDEPYHDGSGNIQEKDDKDGTSHGGPHQEKP encoded by the exons ATGCGCATTGTAAGTGGCATCACCGCCACCCTGggccttgctggtgcagtGTCCGCAAACCTCCATCCTCGCTCTCAAGAAACCCGCGACTTCTTCGCCCTCCACCTCGACAACACCGCCTCTCCCTCCCACATCGCACAGGTTCTCGGCGCACGCCACGAGGGCCAGATTGGTCAACTGGATGGTCACCACACCTTTTCATTGCCCCGGGAACAGACGGCTCAGTTTGACACCTTATTGAAGGATTTACGGACACGGCGAAAGCTCCGGCGGCGTTCAGGTGGTGGAATCGATTCGCGTGAAACAAGTGATGATCCCTTAGACAAGATCCTGTGGTCGCATAAGATTGCTCCAGCAAGACAGCGATTGCAGAAACGACTTCCGCCGGTCTCCGTGCCCTACAAATCGCTGGACAAGAGGGAAAATGCGCAGGCTGTTGCTGTCCAGAAGAAGGCCATGTCATCTCTAGGGATCACTGACCCAATCTTCAGAGAACAATGGCACCTTGTCAACACGTTGCAGCCCGGACACGATCTCAATGTGACGGGATTGTGGTTGGAGGGGATAACCGGCAAGGGCGTCGCCACTGCAGTTGTCGATGATGGGTTGGACATGGATAGTAATGATCTCAAGCCCAACTACCTCCCAGAGGGCTCTTGGGATTTCAACGAGGGACTCCCGGAACCCCGACCTCTGTTACTTGATGACAAGCATGGTACTCGATGCTGCGGCGAGATCGCGGCGGCAAAGAACGACGTTTGTGGAGTCGGTGTTGCATACGATAGCAAGATAGCTGGCATCCGGATCTTATCCAAACCTATCGATGATGTCGATGAAGCGGCAGCTATCAACTATGCCTACCAAAAAAATGACATATATTCATGTTCATGGGGCCCCATCGACGATGGTGCTACTATGGATGCGCCTGGAATTTTGATCAAGCGAGCCATGGCCAACGGCATCCAAAAAGGCAGAGGGGGTAAAGGCTCTGTCTATGTCTTTGCCGCCGGCAACGGTGCAGCTTTCGGGGACAATTGCAACTTCGACGGGTATACCAACAGTATCTACAGTATTACAGTCGGTGCCATTGACCGGGAGGGAAAGCACCCTTCTTACTCCGAGTCATGCTCGGCCCAACTTGTGGTCGCATACAGTAGTGGTTCCGGTGATTATATTCATACTACCGACGTGGGTGCGAACAAGTGCTTCTCTGGGCATGGCGGCACCTCTGCGGCTGGTCCGCTGGCCGCAGGCAGCGTGGCGCTTGCGCTCAGCGCACGCCCCGAACTGACCTGGCGTGATCTACAATACTTGATGGTGGAGACGGCAATCCCGGTGAGCGAGAACGACGGTAGCTGGCAGGTCCTACCCTCTGGCCGCAAGTTCAGCCATGACTGGGGCTTTGGGAAGGTTGATACATATACCATGGTCCAGCTGGCTAAGACTTGGGATCTTGTGAAACCACAAGCGTGGTTCCACTCGCCATGGCTCCGAGTGCATCAAGACATTCCCCAGGGTGATCGGGGTCTGCTCAGTCGCTATACAGTAACTGCTGACCAATTGAAGGAGGCCAACGTCGCCAAATTGGAACATGTCACTGTGACTATGAATGTCAACCACACCCGCCGTGGCGATATCAGCGTTGAGCTGCACAGCCCTGCTGGAATCGTCAGCTACCTGAGTGTTGCCCGCGAAAGGGACAATATGGCAGTTGGGTATGAGGATTGGACTTTCATGTCTGTTGCCCATTG GGGTGAATCTGCCATTGGCGAGTGGTCTATCATCGTGAAAGATTCCGATGTCAATGAACACTCCGGCACATTCATTGATTGGCGACTCAATCTGTGGGGTGAGGCCGTCGACGGAGCTAAACAACAACTCCACCCCCTACCCGATGAGCATGACGACGATCATCCTTACGAGGATGCTCCTGTAGCCACAACTATCATCACGCCGGCTCCAACAAAGACCGCAGCCCCTGCCAACCCGGATGACCATCATGACCGGCCTGTGAACGCAAAGCCAAAGCCAACACTCACAAATCCCACCCCAATTGAAGATGTGAAGACGCCCACCAACGCTACCAGTAGTGAAGCTGAAACCTCCTCCCCTTCCTCCGCTGACTCAGGCTATATATCCTCTTGGCTTCCCACTTTTGGTGCTTCGAAGCGTACCCAGATTTGGATTTATGCATCCTTCGCCATGATCATTACCTTCTTCATTGGGTTGGGTATCTATTTCCAGTTGCAGAGAATCAAGCGTCGTCGCACCACTGTGCACGACGACTACGAGTTTGAAAtgattgaggatgaggacgagaTGCAACCGATGACTGGAGCATCTGGTCGAACACAGCGTCGTGGCGGTGAATTGTATAACGCATTCGCTGGAGAGAGTGACGAGGAAATGTTCAGTGATAATGATGATGAGCCGTATCATGATGGGTCGGGCAATATCCAGGAAAAGGATGACAAAGATGGAACGTCCCATGGTGGCCCCCATCAGGAAAAACCTTAA